One segment of Humidesulfovibrio mexicanus DNA contains the following:
- a CDS encoding aminopeptidase, whose protein sequence is MPLYSPDHLAAYAEVLVWAMRQSRAVPFRNGELVLLRFDLEAAPLAEAIYAALMDAHLHPLPQALPSSAMQAQHFGNSSYGQLTFAQPGLDELHKATAGVITILAPDDLGALAGVDPRSIAQGDKSEQQAMALLDRRRRAGLLGSTVCLFPTRALALASGMELSEYAERLARACLLFTPDPLAQWKRVKQELSEIGKWLDSLQIERLRVESASTDLTLSPGVKRRFVGFTGRNVPGFELYLAPDWRTVEGVYCADQPSIRWGRLVSGVRLEFHGGVAVSVQAERGETFLSGRLASDGGARRVGEFSLTDRRISRVERFMAHTLLDENLGGEHGNCHIALGGASAASFSGPPQELSAERQEELGFNASALHWDLVNTEQKRVTAKLSGGGTRAIYEDGHFLL, encoded by the coding sequence GTGCCGCTATATTCCCCCGACCACCTCGCCGCCTACGCCGAAGTCCTGGTCTGGGCCATGCGCCAAAGCCGCGCCGTGCCCTTCAGGAACGGCGAGCTGGTGCTCCTGCGTTTCGACCTTGAGGCCGCGCCACTGGCCGAGGCCATTTACGCCGCCCTCATGGACGCGCACCTGCACCCCCTGCCCCAGGCCCTGCCCTCAAGCGCCATGCAGGCGCAGCACTTCGGCAACTCCAGCTACGGCCAGCTCACCTTCGCCCAGCCCGGCCTGGACGAACTGCACAAGGCCACGGCCGGGGTCATCACCATCCTTGCGCCCGACGACTTGGGGGCACTAGCCGGGGTGGACCCGCGCAGCATCGCCCAGGGCGACAAAAGCGAACAGCAGGCCATGGCCCTGCTGGACCGCCGCCGCCGCGCCGGACTTCTGGGCTCCACCGTCTGCCTGTTCCCCACCCGCGCCCTGGCGCTGGCCAGCGGCATGGAGCTTTCCGAATACGCCGAACGCCTGGCCCGCGCCTGCCTGCTGTTCACACCGGACCCGCTCGCCCAATGGAAGCGCGTGAAGCAGGAACTCTCCGAAATCGGCAAATGGCTCGATTCGCTACAGATCGAGCGTCTGCGCGTGGAGAGCGCCAGCACGGACCTCACCCTCTCGCCGGGCGTCAAGCGGCGCTTCGTGGGGTTCACCGGCCGCAACGTGCCCGGCTTCGAACTCTATCTCGCGCCGGACTGGCGCACGGTGGAGGGCGTGTACTGCGCCGACCAGCCATCCATCCGCTGGGGCAGGCTGGTGTCGGGGGTCAGGCTCGAGTTCCACGGAGGCGTGGCCGTTTCCGTGCAGGCCGAGCGCGGCGAAACCTTCCTTTCCGGCCGCCTGGCCTCGGATGGCGGAGCCAGGCGCGTGGGCGAGTTCTCGCTCACCGACCGGCGCATCTCGCGGGTGGAGCGCTTCATGGCCCACACCCTGCTGGACGAAAACCTCGGCGGAGAGCACGGCAACTGCCACATCGCCCTTGGCGGGGCCAGCGCGGCCAGCTTCTCCGGCCCGCCGCAAGAGCTTTCGGCCGAACGCCAGGAAGAGCTGGGCTTCAACGCCTCGGCCCTGCACTGGGACCTGGTGAACACCGAGCAAAAACGCGTCACCGCCAAGCTTTCCGGCGGCGGAACGCGCGCAATCTACGAGGACGGCCACTTCCTGCTCTGA
- a CDS encoding GGDEF domain-containing protein yields MTNATRHQLIRSLFDEYIALYAGRDDRLTAKFSDCFNGFTGGGDFLVKDRASWVDITRQDFAQVRQQLRIELLDISMQDLAEDIVTVTGFFHIHLPIKDHILSQETARLLLLFRQEQGEWKIVNSTISIPYHLVEDGEVYPLKNLRERNLELEAIIEERTRALAEANAKLKRLSNTDGLTGIANRRSFDSTLAQEWNRGQRTGSMLSVIMLDVDHFKHYNDHYGHQAGDECLKALGKTLTRAERRAGRLVARYGGEEFVLLLPGADDVEALETARRIQLAVWAMELPHAQSDTGIVTVSLGVASTVPSRQSCPEELLRQADQALYLAKRMGRNQIQTYAG; encoded by the coding sequence TTGACCAACGCGACTCGGCATCAACTCATCCGCTCGCTTTTCGACGAATACATCGCCCTGTACGCCGGTCGCGATGACCGCTTGACGGCGAAGTTCAGCGATTGCTTCAACGGCTTCACCGGCGGCGGCGATTTTCTGGTCAAGGATCGCGCCTCCTGGGTGGACATCACCCGGCAGGATTTTGCCCAAGTGCGGCAGCAGCTGCGCATCGAACTGCTCGACATCTCGATGCAGGATCTCGCCGAGGACATCGTCACGGTTACGGGCTTCTTCCACATCCACTTGCCCATCAAGGACCATATCCTCTCCCAGGAGACGGCCCGGCTCCTGCTCCTCTTCAGGCAGGAGCAAGGCGAATGGAAAATCGTGAACAGCACAATCTCCATCCCCTACCATCTGGTGGAGGACGGGGAGGTGTATCCCCTGAAGAACCTGCGGGAGCGAAACCTTGAGCTTGAGGCCATCATAGAGGAGCGCACCCGCGCTCTGGCGGAGGCCAACGCCAAGCTTAAACGCTTGAGCAACACCGACGGGCTGACGGGCATCGCCAACCGCCGCAGCTTCGACAGCACGCTGGCGCAGGAATGGAACCGAGGACAACGCACGGGGTCGATGCTGTCGGTCATCATGCTGGACGTGGACCACTTCAAGCACTACAATGACCACTACGGCCATCAGGCTGGCGATGAATGCCTCAAGGCGCTGGGCAAGACCCTGACACGGGCCGAACGGCGCGCAGGCAGACTGGTGGCCCGCTACGGCGGCGAGGAATTCGTCCTGTTGCTTCCGGGAGCCGACGATGTGGAAGCCCTGGAGACCGCCCGACGCATCCAGCTGGCCGTGTGGGCCATGGAGCTGCCCCACGCGCAGAGCGACACGGGCATCGTCACCGTGAGCCTTGGGGTGGCCAGCACCGTCCCCTCGCGCCAGAGCTGCCCCGAGGAGCTGCTGCGCCAGGCCGACCAGGCGCTGTACCTGGCCAAGCGGATGGGGCGCAACCAGATTCAGACCTACGCGGGGTGA
- a CDS encoding phytoene desaturase family protein: MSITRRKFLEIMTFLAGSAVIGWAPSQALAKAAGKARKPGEYDAVVIGAGLGGLGCAALMARNGLKPLVIEQHDIPGGYATSFQRDDDAGNTFTCEVSLHSTVAKSPSARKLLTDMGVFDRLQLVDHKQAWSRVDSQGVIDLPNAGLPGFEAELVRRCPAEKDAIGRFMAFWRQFLRELDALETDGVPANSTLPKTYPTLWGVAGSTLGQVIDRFAASPALKGLIGMTWGYYGLPPSKLAAFYYLEPMADYLTNGGQYLRGTSQSLSDALADVVKAGGGQVLLGEQVSAVMVENGRAAGVRTASGKVFSARAVVSNASAPTTFAMLPGGALPANYLKRVSGFSPSLGSVIVWLGLKGDVTRLQPRAEFSIDMQDDPEIGYAAALNGDWGKVGLGCMIYDHLVPGFSPKGMSTMAIMCLSGYEPWKRFEKDYEADKKHEYNQAKDAIADMMVKAVESTMAPGLSRMIAMREVSTPLTNRRFTGNPAGAIYGYDQTVGNSFLTRLGNRTPVKGLYLSSAWANPGGGFGGALASAKLTFKALAEDLG, encoded by the coding sequence ATGTCCATCACCCGCCGCAAGTTCCTGGAGATCATGACCTTCCTGGCCGGTTCGGCCGTCATCGGCTGGGCACCCTCCCAGGCGTTGGCAAAGGCCGCGGGCAAGGCCCGCAAACCAGGCGAGTACGACGCCGTCGTCATCGGCGCGGGGCTGGGCGGCCTGGGCTGCGCCGCCCTCATGGCCAGAAACGGCTTGAAGCCCCTGGTCATCGAGCAGCACGACATCCCCGGCGGCTACGCCACCAGCTTCCAGCGCGACGACGACGCGGGCAACACCTTCACCTGCGAGGTGTCCCTGCACTCCACAGTGGCCAAGTCCCCCTCGGCCAGAAAGCTGCTCACCGACATGGGCGTCTTCGACCGCCTCCAGCTGGTGGACCACAAACAGGCCTGGAGCCGCGTGGACTCGCAGGGCGTCATCGACCTGCCGAACGCGGGCCTGCCCGGCTTCGAGGCCGAGCTTGTCCGGCGCTGCCCGGCGGAAAAGGACGCCATCGGCCGCTTCATGGCTTTCTGGCGGCAGTTCCTGCGCGAACTCGACGCCCTGGAAACCGACGGCGTGCCCGCAAACAGCACCCTGCCCAAGACCTACCCCACCCTGTGGGGCGTGGCGGGCAGCACCCTGGGCCAGGTCATCGACCGCTTCGCGGCCAGCCCCGCCCTCAAGGGCCTCATCGGCATGACCTGGGGCTACTACGGTCTGCCGCCTTCAAAGCTCGCGGCCTTCTATTACCTGGAACCCATGGCCGACTACCTGACCAACGGAGGCCAGTATCTGCGCGGCACCTCGCAATCCTTGAGCGATGCCCTGGCCGACGTGGTCAAAGCGGGCGGGGGCCAGGTGCTCCTGGGCGAGCAGGTTAGCGCCGTCATGGTGGAGAACGGCCGTGCGGCCGGAGTGCGCACGGCCTCTGGCAAGGTATTCTCCGCGCGCGCCGTGGTGAGCAACGCCTCCGCCCCGACCACCTTCGCCATGCTGCCCGGCGGCGCGCTCCCGGCGAACTACCTGAAGCGCGTGTCCGGCTTCTCTCCCAGCCTCGGCAGCGTCATCGTGTGGCTGGGCCTCAAGGGCGATGTGACGAGGCTCCAGCCCAGAGCCGAGTTCTCCATCGACATGCAGGACGACCCGGAGATCGGCTATGCGGCCGCCTTGAACGGCGACTGGGGCAAGGTGGGGCTCGGCTGCATGATCTACGACCATCTGGTGCCGGGCTTCTCCCCCAAGGGCATGAGCACCATGGCCATCATGTGCCTGTCGGGCTACGAGCCCTGGAAGCGCTTCGAAAAGGACTACGAGGCGGACAAGAAGCATGAATACAACCAGGCCAAGGACGCCATAGCGGACATGATGGTCAAGGCAGTGGAGTCGACCATGGCGCCCGGCCTGTCCAGGATGATCGCCATGCGCGAGGTGTCGACGCCGCTCACCAACCGGCGTTTCACAGGCAACCCGGCAGGCGCCATCTACGGCTACGACCAGACCGTGGGCAACTCCTTCCTTACCCGGCTGGGCAACCGCACCCCGGTAAAGGGGCTGTACCTCTCCAGCGCCTGGGCCAACCCCGGCGGCGGCTTCGGCGGCGCGCTGGCCTCGGCCAAGCTCACCTTCAAGGCGCTGGCGGAGGATCTGGGCTAG
- a CDS encoding SAM-dependent methyltransferase: MGFSLGQVVPWGRTYAEYARMFALAPSDMAGDILGCGDGPASFNAEATAKGHRVTSCDPLYRYAKDDIARRIDETADVVLDELRKNASAYRWNEFATPEDVGRARLSAMARFLQDYDTGKAHGRYVDAALPALPWPDGRFSLALGSHFLFLYSDHLDTDFHVRAMLELCRVAREVRVFPLTKLDGSPSPHAPAVLDALRLRGHEAEVVPVPYDFQIGAEAMLRIHCAA, encoded by the coding sequence ATGGGGTTTTCGCTCGGCCAGGTGGTTCCCTGGGGCCGCACGTACGCGGAATATGCCCGCATGTTCGCTCTTGCCCCGTCCGACATGGCCGGAGACATCCTCGGCTGCGGCGACGGCCCGGCCAGCTTCAACGCCGAGGCCACAGCCAAAGGCCACCGGGTCACCTCCTGCGACCCCCTTTATCGCTACGCCAAAGACGATATCGCCCGTCGCATCGACGAGACTGCGGATGTCGTGCTGGATGAACTGCGCAAGAACGCCTCCGCCTACCGCTGGAACGAGTTCGCCACGCCGGAGGACGTGGGACGGGCGCGCCTGTCCGCCATGGCGCGTTTCCTTCAGGACTACGACACAGGCAAAGCCCACGGGCGCTACGTCGATGCCGCCCTGCCCGCCCTGCCCTGGCCGGACGGCCGCTTCAGCCTGGCGCTGGGCTCGCATTTCCTTTTCCTCTATTCCGACCACCTGGACACGGATTTCCACGTGCGCGCCATGCTGGAGCTGTGCCGCGTTGCGCGCGAGGTGCGCGTCTTTCCGCTGACAAAACTGGACGGAAGCCCAAGTCCGCACGCGCCAGCCGTGTTGGACGCCCTGCGTCTGCGTGGCCATGAGGCCGAGGTGGTCCCCGTGCCCTATGACTTCCAAATCGGCGCGGAAGCCATGCTGCGCATCCACTGCGCGGCGTAA
- the clpB gene encoding ATP-dependent chaperone ClpB: protein MDPNKLTQKSQAALAEAQNLAIARGHQQVDTAHLLCALAMQDGGLTPQILTKCGLDAKAYAQAAEAELSRLPSVSGPGAQPGQVHITQAAGAVLVRAEETAKRMQDEFVSVEHLFLALLDEPPSSAPGRVNRQFGLTRDKFLAALTEVRGNQRVTSDNPEATYDSLKKYGRDLVEEARSGKLDPVIGRDQEIRRVIRILSRRTKNNPVLIGEAGVGKTAIAEGLAQRIVKQDVPEGLKEKTIFALDMGALIAGAKYRGEFEERLKAVLKDVQKSEGRIVLFIDELHTIVGAGKAEGAMDAGNLLKPLLARGELHCIGATTTDEYRKYIEKDPALERRFQPVMVDEPSLEDTISILRGLKERFEVHHGVRISDSAIVEAATLSSRYISDRQLPDKAIDLIDEAAAMIRTDIDSLPTELDETNRRVLQLEIEREALKRETDAASRERLEKLEEELAELKEKQAGFMAQWEREKSAIEAVRRVKADIEQTRLEIEEAERALDYNRAAELRYGRLNALERQLSESGDTVDEGPRLVKEEVGPDDIAAIISRWTGIPVTRLLEGEREKLLRLPELLHQRVVGQDQAVQAVADAVLRARAGLKDPKRPIGSFLFLGPTGVGKTELCKTLAEALFDTEENMVRLDMSEYMEKHSVARLIGAPPGYVGYDEGGQLTEAVRRKPYAVVLFDEVEKAHPDVFNALLQILDDGRLTDSHGRTVDFKNTILIMTSNIGSQAMLAGIQPDGAFAPGVEEQVLESLRGHFRPEFLNRVDETVLFKPLAQEQLMAIIELLAGSLRARLEERKMGLSITDEAKRFIAAAAYDPVFGARPLRRYLQTHLETRLAREIISGRVGEGDEVVVDLLDGKLAFGRKDEDGGVEFDAEVTETAEGGRKIQ from the coding sequence ATGGATCCCAACAAACTGACGCAAAAATCCCAGGCCGCCCTTGCCGAGGCCCAGAACCTCGCCATAGCCAGAGGCCACCAGCAAGTGGACACCGCGCATCTGCTCTGCGCGCTGGCGATGCAGGACGGCGGCCTGACCCCGCAGATCCTGACCAAGTGCGGCCTGGACGCCAAGGCATACGCCCAGGCGGCCGAGGCCGAGCTCTCCCGCCTGCCGTCCGTGTCCGGACCGGGCGCGCAGCCCGGCCAGGTGCACATCACCCAGGCGGCGGGGGCGGTTCTTGTGCGCGCGGAGGAAACCGCCAAGCGGATGCAGGACGAATTCGTGAGCGTGGAGCACCTGTTCCTGGCCCTGCTGGACGAGCCGCCCTCCTCCGCCCCCGGCCGGGTGAACCGCCAGTTCGGCCTCACGCGCGACAAGTTCCTCGCCGCCCTCACCGAGGTGCGCGGCAACCAGCGCGTCACCTCCGACAACCCAGAGGCCACCTACGATTCCCTGAAAAAGTACGGGCGCGACCTGGTGGAGGAGGCCAGAAGCGGCAAGCTCGACCCGGTCATCGGCCGCGACCAGGAAATACGCCGAGTGATCCGCATCCTCTCGCGCCGCACCAAGAACAACCCCGTGCTCATCGGCGAGGCGGGCGTGGGCAAGACGGCCATCGCCGAGGGCCTGGCCCAGCGCATCGTGAAGCAGGATGTGCCCGAAGGCCTGAAGGAAAAGACCATCTTCGCACTCGACATGGGCGCGCTCATCGCGGGGGCGAAATACCGCGGCGAGTTCGAGGAGCGCCTCAAGGCCGTCTTGAAGGACGTGCAGAAATCCGAGGGCCGCATCGTGCTCTTCATCGACGAGCTGCACACCATTGTGGGCGCGGGCAAGGCCGAGGGCGCCATGGACGCGGGCAACCTGCTGAAGCCCCTTCTGGCGCGCGGCGAGTTGCACTGCATCGGCGCCACCACCACCGACGAGTACCGCAAGTACATCGAGAAGGATCCGGCTCTGGAGCGCCGCTTCCAGCCCGTCATGGTGGACGAGCCCTCCCTTGAGGACACCATCTCCATCCTGCGCGGCCTGAAGGAGCGCTTCGAGGTCCATCATGGCGTGCGCATCAGCGACTCCGCCATCGTGGAGGCTGCCACCCTGTCCAGCCGGTACATCAGCGACAGGCAATTGCCGGACAAGGCCATCGACCTCATCGACGAGGCCGCGGCCATGATCCGCACGGACATCGACAGCCTGCCCACGGAGTTGGACGAGACCAACCGCCGCGTGCTCCAGTTGGAGATCGAACGCGAGGCCCTGAAGCGCGAAACCGATGCAGCCAGCCGCGAGCGCCTGGAGAAGCTCGAAGAGGAACTGGCGGAGCTGAAGGAAAAACAGGCCGGATTCATGGCCCAGTGGGAACGCGAGAAGAGCGCCATCGAGGCCGTGCGCCGCGTCAAGGCCGACATCGAGCAGACCCGGCTCGAAATCGAGGAGGCCGAGCGGGCCCTGGACTACAACCGCGCGGCCGAGCTGCGCTACGGCAGGCTGAACGCCCTGGAGCGCCAGCTCTCCGAGAGCGGCGACACCGTGGACGAAGGCCCGCGGCTGGTGAAGGAGGAGGTGGGGCCGGACGACATTGCGGCCATCATCTCCCGCTGGACGGGCATTCCCGTCACCCGCCTGCTGGAGGGCGAGCGCGAGAAGCTCTTGCGCCTGCCGGAGCTGCTGCACCAACGCGTGGTGGGCCAGGACCAGGCCGTGCAGGCCGTTGCCGACGCCGTGCTGCGGGCCCGGGCCGGCCTCAAGGATCCGAAACGCCCCATCGGCAGCTTCCTGTTCCTGGGGCCCACAGGCGTGGGCAAGACCGAGCTGTGCAAGACCCTGGCCGAGGCGCTCTTCGACACCGAGGAGAACATGGTGCGCCTGGACATGAGCGAGTATATGGAGAAGCACTCCGTGGCGCGACTCATCGGCGCGCCTCCGGGCTACGTGGGCTACGACGAGGGCGGCCAGCTCACCGAGGCCGTACGCCGCAAGCCCTACGCCGTGGTGCTCTTCGACGAGGTGGAGAAGGCGCATCCGGACGTGTTCAACGCGCTGTTGCAGATTCTGGACGACGGCAGGCTGACCGACAGCCACGGCCGCACCGTGGACTTCAAGAACACCATCCTCATCATGACCTCGAACATCGGCTCGCAGGCCATGCTGGCGGGCATCCAACCCGACGGCGCCTTCGCCCCCGGCGTGGAGGAGCAGGTGCTGGAAAGCCTGCGCGGCCACTTCAGGCCCGAGTTCCTGAACCGCGTGGACGAGACCGTGCTCTTCAAGCCCCTGGCCCAGGAACAGCTCATGGCCATCATCGAGCTCTTGGCGGGCTCTTTGCGCGCGCGCCTGGAGGAACGCAAGATGGGCCTGTCCATCACCGACGAGGCCAAGCGCTTCATCGCCGCAGCGGCCTACGACCCCGTGTTCGGCGCGCGGCCCCTTCGCCGTTACCTGCAGACCCACCTGGAGACGCGCCTGGCGCGGGAGATCATCTCCGGCCGCGTGGGCGAGGGCGACGAGGTGGTGGTGGACCTGCTGGACGGCAAGCTGGCCTTCGGCCGCAAGGACGAGGACGGCGGGGTGGAGTTCGACGCCGAGGTGACGGAAACCGCCGAAGGTGGCCGGAAGATTCAATAA
- a CDS encoding chaperone modulator CbpM has protein sequence MTELKINTPGQPPSRSELIAWSRFVELACVEPGTVAELMEMGWLDPVCTGANQYLFRPHDVYRIQKLMRLCRDLEIPHAAGSIIVDLLERVERMEQELNELKRLL, from the coding sequence ATGACCGAGCTCAAGATCAACACCCCCGGCCAGCCGCCCAGCCGCTCGGAGCTCATCGCCTGGAGCCGCTTCGTGGAGCTGGCCTGCGTGGAGCCCGGCACCGTGGCCGAGCTCATGGAAATGGGCTGGCTCGACCCCGTGTGCACGGGAGCGAATCAATACCTCTTCCGCCCGCACGACGTGTACCGCATCCAGAAGCTCATGCGTCTATGCCGCGACCTGGAGATTCCCCACGCCGCGGGAAGCATCATCGTGGACCTGCTGGAGCGCGTGGAGCGCATGGAGCAGGAGCTCAACGAACTCAAGAGGTTGCTCTAA
- a CDS encoding DnaJ C-terminal domain-containing protein → MSVEYKDYYKILGVDRKASQEEISKAFKKLARKHHPDLNPGDKTAEAKFKEAGEAYEVLKDPEKRKLYDQLGPNWQQGQNFQPPPGFENTRFRYSGGGAGGPGDFSDFFETLFGGGGGARGGFSGFGGGFQQRPRRGQDVEVSYEIGLEQAYAGGPQSVNLQEHVPGADGYPVMQTRTLKVNIPPGVKDGQKIRLAGQGSPGGPGGEPGDLYLRIRLREHPHFKVKDDNIVYDLPLAPWEAALGTTVRVPTLDGAVEMKIPPGVGSGARLRVRGKGLGAAGKRGDQLVRVMIQSPKSVSDEAKRLWEQLAKVSDFSPRG, encoded by the coding sequence ATGAGCGTGGAATACAAGGACTACTACAAGATCCTCGGCGTGGACCGGAAGGCCAGCCAGGAAGAAATATCCAAGGCCTTCAAGAAACTGGCCCGCAAACACCATCCGGACTTGAACCCTGGCGACAAAACGGCCGAGGCCAAGTTCAAGGAGGCGGGAGAGGCCTATGAGGTGCTCAAAGACCCGGAAAAACGCAAACTCTACGACCAGCTTGGCCCGAACTGGCAGCAGGGGCAGAACTTCCAGCCGCCTCCGGGCTTCGAAAACACGCGCTTCCGGTACTCCGGGGGCGGGGCTGGCGGTCCCGGAGATTTCAGCGACTTCTTCGAGACGCTTTTCGGCGGCGGAGGCGGGGCGCGGGGCGGCTTCTCCGGCTTCGGAGGCGGTTTTCAGCAACGGCCGCGCAGGGGCCAGGACGTGGAAGTCTCCTACGAAATCGGCCTGGAGCAAGCCTATGCGGGCGGACCGCAGTCCGTGAACCTGCAGGAGCACGTGCCCGGCGCGGACGGCTATCCCGTCATGCAGACGCGCACCCTGAAGGTCAACATCCCGCCCGGCGTCAAGGACGGGCAAAAGATCCGCCTGGCCGGACAAGGCAGCCCCGGAGGGCCCGGCGGCGAGCCCGGCGACCTGTACCTGCGCATCAGGCTGCGCGAACACCCGCACTTCAAGGTCAAGGACGACAACATCGTCTACGACCTGCCGCTGGCCCCCTGGGAGGCGGCGCTGGGAACCACGGTGCGCGTGCCCACCCTGGACGGCGCGGTGGAAATGAAGATTCCGCCGGGCGTGGGCTCCGGGGCGCGGCTGCGGGTGCGCGGCAAGGGCCTGGGCGCCGCTGGCAAACGCGGCGACCAGCTCGTGCGCGTCATGATCCAAAGCCCCAAGAGCGTAAGCGACGAGGCGAAGCGGCTCTGGGAGCAGCTGGCCAAGGTTTCGGACTTTTCCCCGCGCGGATGA
- a CDS encoding rhomboid family intramembrane serine protease, with protein MIPLRDDIPRVHKPVAVVLVIAANVLAHVLVSSQDPYLREALYRLFGVVPARYAFPDWAAFAGFPAMGALPFFTYMFLHSGWWHLVLNMWMLWIFADNIEDVMGPVRFLAFYLLCGLAALALHMLFNLAGHAPIIGASGAVAGVMGGYVTLYPRGKVVTLIPIIIIPYIVDLPAWLFLGVWFASQVVSGLVDHLALEAGGIAWWAHVGGFMAGMLLVRLFMKPERCYHCEYKGFGKGFTFSE; from the coding sequence ATGATCCCCCTGCGCGACGACATTCCGCGCGTGCACAAACCCGTGGCCGTTGTGCTCGTCATTGCGGCCAACGTGCTGGCGCATGTGCTGGTGAGCAGCCAGGATCCCTACCTGCGCGAGGCCCTCTACCGGCTCTTCGGCGTGGTGCCCGCGCGCTACGCCTTCCCCGACTGGGCCGCCTTCGCCGGATTCCCAGCCATGGGCGCCCTGCCCTTCTTCACGTACATGTTCCTGCACTCGGGCTGGTGGCACCTTGTCCTGAACATGTGGATGCTCTGGATCTTCGCCGACAACATCGAGGATGTCATGGGTCCGGTGCGCTTCCTGGCCTTCTACCTCCTCTGCGGCCTGGCCGCGCTGGCCCTGCACATGCTCTTCAACCTCGCGGGGCACGCCCCCATCATCGGGGCCAGCGGAGCCGTGGCCGGGGTCATGGGCGGTTACGTCACCCTGTACCCGCGCGGCAAGGTGGTCACCCTCATCCCCATCATCATCATCCCCTACATCGTGGACCTTCCCGCCTGGCTGTTCCTGGGCGTCTGGTTCGCTTCCCAGGTGGTCTCCGGCCTGGTGGACCACCTGGCCCTCGAGGCCGGAGGCATCGCCTGGTGGGCGCACGTGGGCGGCTTCATGGCCGGAATGCTCCTGGTGCGCCTGTTCATGAAGCCCGAACGCTGCTACCATTGCGAATACAAGGGCTTCGGCAAGGGCTTCACCTTCTCCGAATAG